One segment of Macaca fascicularis isolate 582-1 chromosome 4, T2T-MFA8v1.1 DNA contains the following:
- the LOC141410253 gene encoding N-acetyllactosaminide beta-1,6-N-acetylglucosaminyl-transferase-like produces the protein MNQEEATGKLKVKAFEVVLGLMAMSITLLFLYTNHLILQKHLPQGKTSNSSVLAEVCGTIVTGKKMFFNENIPVTPLRIVTCQQYLIRNHYIMEPLSEDEAEFPLAYVMAIHKDSDTFERLFRAIYTPQNIYCVHVDQKVPVAFKDAGRKLLSCFPNVFVASKRESVVYTGISRLQADLHCLNDLWPLRFPGSMSSTPVGKNSP, from the coding sequence ATGAACCAAGAAGAGGCCACAGGAAAACTGAAGGTGAAGGCATTTGAGGTGGTCCTAGGGCTTATGGCCATGTCCATAACTCTTTTATTCCTGTATACCAACCATTTAATCCTGCAAAAACACCTTCCACAGGGGAAAACCTCAAACTCTTCAGTCCTTGCAGAAGTGTGTGGCACGATTGTGACAGGCAAGAAAATGTTCTTCAATGAAAATATACCAGTGACGCCATTGAGAATTGTAACTTGCCAGCAATACTTGATCCGAAATCACTACATAATGGAACCTCTGTCCGAAGACGAAGCCGAGTTCCCACTGGCCTATGTCATGGCCATCCACAAAGACTCTGATACATTTGAAAGGCTCTTCAGGGCCATCTACACTCCCCAGAACATCTACTGTGTTCATGTGGATCAGAAGGTCCCAGTCGCTTTCAAAGACGCTGGAAGAAAGCTACTGAGCTGCTTCCCAAACGTCTTTGTGGCTTCTAAGAGGGAGTCTGTGGTCTACACGGGGATCTCCAGGCTCCAGGCTGACCTGCATTGCCTGAACGACCTGTGGCCTTTGAGGTTCCCTGGAAGTATGTCGTCAACACCCGTGGGCAAGAATTCCCCCTGA